The sequence below is a genomic window from Pecten maximus chromosome 14, xPecMax1.1, whole genome shotgun sequence.
TACATTGGCATTGTGTTTCATTTATTAACTCTCTTTCATTAGGATGAAACGTTCAACCTTAGTTGTTTTATGTCTAATATTGTTACCAGAAATCTTGATACAGGTAGACTTACTTATGAATACATTAAGTACAGTAATTATACCCAGGTTGTCATTAAATCTACCTGCAAACTTTCAAATAGATTAACTTTCAGATAGCTGTTTTGCTTATAAATGTTGCATGTTAAAGGATTACTTTCCAGGTTATTGAGCCGTAAGTATGCGTGTTTTTCCGCCTTGCGCCGCGAAATTGCGAAATTTTATCATATATGTCTAGCGACTGATATCACGGTGCCACTGAATTCGGTGTTATCAGACACAATAGTGTCACTCACTTCTGTAATATCAGATACAACAGTACAACAGTGTCACTGACTTCGGTGAAATCAGAGACAACATACAACAATTTCACTGACTTCTGTGACATTAGATACAACAGTACAACAGTGTCACTGACTTCGGTGACATCAGATACAACAGTACAACAGTGTTACTGACTTTGGTGAAATCGGAAACAACAGTACAACAGTGTCACTGACTTCGGTGAAATCAGAGACAACATACAACAGTGTCACTGACTTCGGTGACATCAGACACAATAATACAACAGTGTCACTGACTTCGGTGACATCAGAGACAACATACAACAGTGTCACTGACTTCGGTGACATCAGATACAACAGTACAACAGTGTCACTGACTTCAGTGATATCAAAGACAGCAGTACAACAGTGTCACTGACTTCGGTGACATCAGATACAACAGTGTCACTGACTTCGGTGAAATCAGATACAACAGTACAACAGTGTCACTGACTTCTgtgatatcagatacaacagTACAACAGTGGCACTAACTTCGGTGACATCAGATATAACAGTACAACAGTGTCACTGACTTCGGTGATATCGGAAACAACAGTACAACAGTGTCACTGACTTCGGTGACATCAGACACAACATTACAACAGTGTTACTGGCTTCGGTGACATCAGATACAACAGTATAACAGTGTCACTGACTTCGGTGACATCAGAGACAACAGTACAACAGTGCCACTGACTTCGGTGACATTAGatacaacagtaatactgaCTTCGGTGAAATCGGAAACAACAGTACAACAGTGTCACTGACTTCGGTGAAATCAGATACAACAGTGTCACTGACTTCTGTGACATTAAATACAACAGTGTCACTGACTTCGGTGAATTCAGAGACAACATACCACAGTTTCACTGACTTCGGTGACATCAGAGACAACAGTACAACAGTGTCACTGACTTCGgtgatatcagatacaacagTACAACAGTGTCACTGACTTCGGTGATATCAGAAACAACAGTACAACAGTGTCACTGACTTCGGTGATATCAGAAACAACAGTACAACAGTGTCGCTGACTTCGTTGACATCAGAGACAACATACAACAGTGTCACTGACTTCGgtgatatcagatacaacagTACAACAGTGTCACTGACTTCGGTGATATCAGACACAATAATACAACAGTGTCACCGACTTCGGTGAAATCAGATACAACAGTACAACAGTGTCACTGACTTTGGTGATATCAAAGACAGCAGTACAACAGTGTCACTGACTTCGGTGAAATCAGATACAACAGTACAACAGTGCAACTGACTTCGGTGAAATCAGAACCAACGTTACAACAGTGTCACTGACTTCTgtgatatcagatacaacagTACAACAGTGTCATTGACTTCGGTGACATCAGATACAACAGTACAACATTGTCATTGACTTCGGTGATATCAGGCACAATAATACAACGGTGTCACCGACTTCGGTGACATCAGAAACAACAGTACAACAGTGTCGCTGACTTCGGTGACATCAGAGACAACAGTACAACAGTGTCACTGACTTCAGTGATATCAAAGACAGCAGTACAACAGTGTCACTGACTTCGGTGACATCAGATACAACAGTGTCACTGACTTCGgtgatatcagatacaacagTACAACAGTGGCACTAACTTCGGTGACATCAGATATAACAGTACAACAGTGTCACTGACTTCGGTGATATCGGAAACAACAGTACAACAGTGGCACTAACTTCGGTGATATCAGACACAACATTACAACAGTGTTACTGGCTTCGGTGACATCAGATACAACAGTACAACAGTGTCACTGACTTCGGTGACATCAGACACAACATTACAACAGTGTTACTGGCTTCGGTGACATCAGATACAACAGTATAACAGTGTCACTGACTTCGGTGACATCAGAGACAACAGTACAACAGTGCCACTGACTTCGGTGACATTAGatacaacagtaatactgaCTTCGGTGAAATCGGAAACAACAGTACAACAGTGTCACTGACTTCGGTGAAATCAGATACAACAGTGTCACTGACTTCGGTGAAATCAGAGACAACATACAACAGTGTCACTGACTTCTGTGACATTAAATACAACAGTGTCACTGACTTCGGTGAATTCAGAGACAACATACCACAGTTTCACTGACTTCGGTGACATCAGAGACAACAGTACAACAGTGTCACTGACTTCGgtgatatcagatacaacagTACAACAGTGTCACTGACTTCGGTGATATCAGAAACAACAGTACAACAGTGTCGCTGACTTCGGTGACATCAGAGACAACAGTACAACAGTGTCACTGACTTCCGACGTAACAGGTTTGTATTGATCGTCACTCTATGTCCACATATTCACTGTTCCCTATGATATTGAATCGTAGAGTAGTTTATTAATGTTTAAGAAACATAAATCTAGTCtgtaataattgttttaatatttgctTTACAGAAACAACGACAAAAATGGCATTGCATCTAAGTATCCTGACTATTATGTATGGTTGTTTGTGTAATGGTaagtagaaaatatatatttaattttcacgAGAAgtattattttgacaatgtcTCCTTATCAATCTCCTTAAAGTGGACTTCTGATTTCgacaaatatttttcattattataagCTCGgataaatactagccgcaatatcCCTCTAGGCTAGAAAGATCGGTTGAGCGTTAAACTAGTAAGCCAGATAAACCGGGTTCGATACTTTGCGGAGGAAGTGATTTCAATTAATCATACGCtttgttacattgtaataaagTGATTCAACAGCAGTAAATAACaatgagtatacatgtatgttatagcatattgtttttataggttttatttgaaattacaagtttgaaatgtgagataagaaatacaaaatacaaaggaCAAGTTCTCATAATTACTGTTGAAAAGTAGATTCTCTCTGTTGATACACTTTTGGATATCTTAGAATTCGGCATGCATGACTGGATTCAGATCAAAGATGTCAACATTGGCTTATCAGCCATTGTGGATGTTTCTCTCGGTTCTTTATACGGGTCGGAATGGGTCGGTTATATGTTCTTGTACATAACTCTAACTTCTGAGCATCAACCAAGGATATTCAAGCACCATCAAAAGACAAAGATGTGTATGGTTTGACCAGGGGATAGAATATAAGCCTTCCTCTTAGAATGCTCACTAAAGAAGGCATTAGGGTTAAAAAGTAATGGCTGTAATGATAGGGTCATATATAGGGTAATATATCCAGATACGCTTCCCTTCATCTTGCTAGGACCAAAAGTATTGAACAATTAGAGtataattttaaatgttaattgtGAAAAAATCACCTCGGACTCTATTCCATTGCGATGGACATGTTTTCTCAATGGACACTTCACATCGAAATTTGACCAGGGGAAGAATTTCTGTTTTTCCACGTTATTTCATTGGCCATCAATGGAATTTTAACTTAGATGAATGATTTTCAAGCACTTtgtgatgaaatatattttaataaaaacatatttttctgtAGCTCTCTCAATGGATACGGGATCAATAGCTTTCTCAGAGAACGCTGTTGGTAATGTGAAGTTTTACATCAACATTGTCAATCCATCAACTACAAGAGTACTTGTGAATATATCTGCCCCGCGCGTCTCTTCAGTTCCTATTAGGCAAGAGCAAGTAGAACCGAAAAACGGCATTGTCTTAAAAATGAACACCGCAGACTTCGAAATAGTGGGAACAGGGAAAACCGACAAAGGTATCATAATTCAGTCAGATTCTAGTGAGCTTATTATAACGGGACTATCATATGCGTACAACAGCGGTGATATGTACTTGGTTCGGGATGCTTCACAGATTGACACGGCGTATGGTGTCCTTACACACTGTGGGAAGACTTATGTTTGTCAGTTCGCTGTTATATCTCTGGAGGACGATACCATTATTGAAATAACTTTCCCTGGATATTATTCGGCTTTAGTTGCATTTGAAGGAATGAACTATGGTCCTGGTGACGTCATGATACTAACTTTACAAGAATCACAGACCTTCCAAATTCAGTCAACATCTGATCTGAGTGGAGTTAagattttgtcaaaaaataaaaagcGATTTTCTGTTTTGTCTGGTAGCGCTTTAACTAATGTAAAACCCGGTGGGGGCCGCGATCACATAGCCGATATAGTACCTCCTATAACTGCATGGGAGAAAGAGTACATACTCGTTCGCCGGAATCTTGCGAAGTATTCATATGATCAGGTAAAATTACTTGCTGGAGGTAGAGGTGCCAATGTTTCAATAATAGGATGTGAACATGTGGTTGACCAACGTATCCTGGGATACCAGACCTACAATTATAACATGACGTGTGAACGTGTTCACTTCATATCCGACGAAGCGGTTCTCATTGCTCACTTTCCTCTTAGCGTTAGACACGGTGATCCAGCGATGTTTTTTCCTACCCCACTTCATTATCATGTAAATGAATATAGTGTTTACATTCCACCTGGATTCAAGAGCTGTGCCTTAGCACTTGTCATGGAGACAATGCATAGCAATTCATTCAACTTATCAAGAATATCAAGCTCCCACACTTTGTGGACAGAAATATCACAGTCTAAGTACTCGACCGCGTGGTTGAATAACCTCAATTCCGGTATTGTGGAGATAAGCCACACGTCATCATTCGGGGGGCACCTGATATGCGAAATGGAACGGTCGATGATAGCGTTAACAATCGGCATCGGAAACTTACATGAAACTCTAAGCGaaccacaggtaaaaccattATCATTTCTGTGGGATTTTTCTCTTGTCTCAATGTTGGCCTGTGTTTATTTCATCGACATTCTTCCCTGTgttatttctgtatttattcCAGCgatatatttccattttttgtttctgcaaaatatttttctaatattttctCTTGtcttattttgtgatatttttccGGTCTGTTCAATCGTCTTTATTTCAGCATTATTTCTCTTTTATCAATTCCCAGATTAATTTTCTTGTCTCAATTCGTGCGGTATCATGTTTTGTTTCCTTGATATTTTCTATTGTAATTGGCTGAAGATAGTCGGTATGttaaaatatcaacttcaacaAGTTACGGGGGAACTTGAGCTTTAATTAAGACGAAGAaggtaatatataattactttctttcttttctcaGGAATACTCAACATCTACCATTGCTGGGAGTTCTACAACACATTTCCGCGGTAATTATATTTACTTCCTTACCGAATAAAACAGTTTTAAGAAAGTCATTAGAATTTCTGTCGTTTTcatgtaaaaatgtatattgGAGTATTAGTCACAAACCTATTTTACTTGTGGTTCATTTTATATAATCacatttatttgataatatgGACAGTGCTCACGAGATACTGAGGTTAAATTATCtgtgttttttctttcttttccaCGAGTTTTCTATTTTACTTGTGCGTTCACTGCATAGCGATTAAATTTCACGGGGAAATAATTCGCGGTCCCAAGTCGGAACTTGTTCGCGGGTATACAATTTTGCGTAACACAGACCTATAAACATTCGctttgtatttattttcgcgGTCTTTATAAAAACTGCGAATATAGCGAACTCGCTAGCGAATATTCCCACTTTGCAGTATTAACGTAAAGGTTGAGATCAAGCGTATCCGTGGTGTATTTTTTCCCTATGCAGGGATCTACAATCATGATATCCAAATTGACAGGATACATTAGTCGTGATTACAATGATATCTTTCAATAAGTGTTGGTTTGATTTTCAGACACTTTATGGATCCCAAGTTCAACGAAGGATTTACATAGTTCCTGGTCTAATACGGAAACACCTGCGATTAGTAACGTCACTGGTACAACTCTTTCAACACTCATCACTCCAACAACAACCGCATCACGTGACGTTACCGCGTTATCAAATACCACTGGTGATGTCAATAACAGtcaaatagatacagtaacaaaTAACTCAATGTATGAATGTTCCTGTTGTAAAACTCACGTGGCTAAAGATTCATCTAACCCGCCTGAGGAACTGTTCGAGATTATGGACGAACTCAAGAGAAATCTTACAATTCCGAAGAAAAAAACATCGAAATACGTTCGTACGCTCATCAGTGCCAGGGACAACAGGACATCCTCAGTTGCGATTGGTGCCCTTGGTATTGTCGTTCTCTGTGCCGTGTTTGGAAGTATAATATCACTAGACCTGATAGCACTGTTCCAAAGGAGAAGATAAGTACAGCAAGCAATGAtgaaatgtaatattgtattatgatCTAATTATCAGAAAGATCAAATATAGAATAGATGATATTCAATGTATTTAGTGTTAACAAGCATACTTCATGAGTTTGGGTGTAAGATTTATTACCTAGCACTAGTAGTTAATCAATTATTGTACGCATGCGTATCGTTAGGTTCTACTATTACAGCTCGTAATACCAGGTGTGTTGTGCTTTGTTCGCTAGCGTCCTAGTTAaaatttaatcaataaataGAAACAGTTGTATAAATTTTGTGTCACCAGCAACATTTTCCAGGGCTGGTACTTATCATGTATATGGAATTATGAAATTAATTGTTGTTCCTGTTTATATCTTTACATGTTGTATCTTCAATTTATCTATTGATATTGACATCATAGATAGATAACGTGTACATTATTTTTCCAAATTACTTACATCGTGTTACTTACAAATGTATCAAGTTTATTAAGTGTATCGTTATGTGGTAGAATCAACCGTAGGTATATGACTATGAGTTACTACTGACTCTATGTACTGGTCAATTCGAAATCCAAATTGACCGAAGGgttcaaatattatataataataaatttgaCTAAAACTCTAGATTTAGCAAATGGCGCGAGCAGTGGTTAAGAGTTACATTTGCAAATTGTTTTCTGATTAACGAATGATATAAGAAGCGACGGTTTAACCACGACACGATGAGAATGCTAGTGTTATTTTTTACCTACTCATCTCGATCCCCATCACATCGCTGTTTGTCGGGTACGAAGAAACGAATATCTCTGCCATTATACACTGCATCGCTGTCAAAGCCGAACAATGTAgagttttgaattttgtttcgGTACTATTACAGTACACatcatgaaaataaatctaCCTGACgtatggaaaaaaatattattttctctACTTCTATGTAATACCccatttttatgatatatgacGTCTGCTGACAGAAAAGCAAATACCACAGATTTTCGATAGACACATTATTGGTGCCATGATTCTATATGGAACGATTTTATATTCTTGTGAAATAAGAATGAAGCTTGACATGACCAATGCTCGTTGGTATACTTGTGGTTAAGTTGTCACCATCCCAGTTCTCATTGTATCtgtatttgtatggcggatgttaCTCTGAAGCAGAAGCGAGTTCTCAATACCAGTTGACATTTTGCTGTTATTTTGACCTCGTTTTACCTCTTTTCAGATTAATCGACtgagttttgttgaaattagaAGCTAATTATTGACTGAGAGACATTCTCACTCTACTTGGCTTTAGgtatttcaggataaatacaaACTACTTCTCCCAGCCAAAACACTTATTATGGTCATCCGTTTCTCATTAAAAACACTAATTTCTACCAATTATTACAATATAGGGGGTGTCGGTCAAAACATTCGGTCATTTGTGTCTAACAAGTTTCCTACGGACACACTCAAATCTACCAATTATTATCGTAATAGGTATCGGACAATCACAACATTTGGTCATCTGTTTTCCATGGACACACTCATCTCTATCAATTATTATTCGATACATCCTGTCATCTGACCCCAATTGACACGCTCACCTCTACAAATTATCATAATAAGGTGTGTCAGTCAAAACATCCGGTCAGTCGTGTTTTATGTACACCATGAACACGCTAAACTCTATAAACCATTATCAAAGGACTTGTCAGTCAAACTATGCCGTCAACTGTGTCCGAGTTGTTTCCAATGGACACGCACACCtttacaaattattaaaatgaagtTTGTCAATCAAACCATCCCGTCAACTGTGTCTGTCTTGTTCCAAATGGACACGCTTACCTTTACAAATTATTAACATGAAGCttgtcagacaaaatataccgTCAACTGTGTCCGAGTTGTTCCCAATAAACAGGCTCACGTCTACAAATTATCAACATGAGGCTTGTCAGATAAAACATCCCGTCAACTGTGTCCGAGTTGTTCCCAATAAACATGCTCACGTCTACAAATTATCAACATGAGGCTTGTCAGATAAAACATCCCGTCAACTGTGTCCGAGTTGTTCTCAATGGACACGCTCACCTCTTCAAATTATTAACATGGAGTTTGTCAGTCAAAACATTACGTCAACTGTGTCCGAGTTCTTCTCAATGGACACGCTCACCTCTACAAATTATTAACATGAAGTTTGTCAGTCAAAACATCCCATCAACTGTTTCCGAGTTGTTCTCAATTGACACGCTCACCTCTACAAATTATTAAGATGGAGTTTGTCAGTCAAAACATTCCGTCAACTGTTTCCCGAGTTCTTCCCAATGGACACGCTCACCTCTACAAATCATTAAGATGAAGTTTGTCAGTCAAAATATCCCGTCCACTGTGTCCGAGTTGTTCCCAATGAACACGCATACCTCATTAAGCGTGCTGGTTAAAACATCCGGTCATCTGTCTCCAATGGACCAATTCACCTctaataattatcattataaagtGTATCAGTCACAACGGTCCGTCAACTGTGTCTGAGATGTTCCCCATAGACACATTCACCTTTACAAGTTAGTATCAAACAGTTTGTCAGTCAAACCTCTCAACTAGTTTTTATTCCTTAAGGACCAATTAACATCGGCATGTTGTTTAATTTATTGActcttttatcatttttattagAACAAACCGTTCTACCTGAGCTGTTTTaggtaaacaaaataaaattgtaagCAGAAATACTGTTACTGGAAGAATTCTTTATGATCACAATATATACAGGACCAGTACCCAGGGATTAGATTGATTCTCCTCTAAATATtcaaatagataaaatatcatatacCTGTTTGCTTATCAATTTTGCATGTTTAAAGTTACTTACCAAGCTTTTGAGGTCCCATAAGTATTGTTCGCCACGGCGCCGCCAAACAgtgaattaaattaatttttaacGAAATGATATCAGACACAAGAATACAACTGTAAGGCTGACTTCGACTATATCAGATACAACAGTACAACAGTACAGCTACTACTGACTTTGgtgatatcagatacaacagTGCCACTGACTTTGgtgatatcagatacaacagTGCCACTGACTTCGGCGATATCAGAGAGAACATTACAACAGTGTCACTGACTTCGGTGATACCAGAACCAACGTTACAACAGTGTCGCTGACTTCGGTGATATCAAAGACAACAGTACAACAGTGTCACTGACTTCGGTGACATCAGATACAACAGTACAACAGTGTCGCTGACTTTGGTGACATCAGAGACAACAGTACAACAGTGTCACTGACTTCGGTGACATCAGAGACAACAGTACAACAGTGTCACTGACTTCGGTGACATCAGATACAACAGTACAACAGTGTCACTGACTTCGgtgatatcagatacaacagTACAACAGTGTCACTGACTTCGGGACATCAGATGCAACATTACATCAGTGCAACTGACTTCGgtgatatcagatacaacagTACAACAGTGTCACTGACTTCGGTGACATCAGATACAACAGTACAACAGTGTCACTGACTTTGGTGACATCAGAGACAACAGTACAACAGTGTCACTGACTTTGGTGACATCAGagacaacaatacaacagtGCCACTGACTTCTGTGATATCAGAACCAACGTTACAACAGTGTCACTGACTTCGGTGACATCAGATAAAACAGTACAACAGTGTCACTGACTTCGGTGATATCAGACACAATAATACAACAGTGTCACTGACTTCGGTGACATCAGATAAAACAGTACAACAGTGTCACTGACTTCGgtgatatcagatacaacagTACAACAGTGTCACTGACTTCGGTGACATCAGAGACAACAGTACAACAGTGTCACTGACTTCGGTGATATCGGATACAACAGTACAACAGTGTCACAGACTTCGGTGACATCAGACACAACAGTACAACAGTGTCATTGATTTCGGATGTAGCAGGTTTGTATCAATTATCACTCTTTGTCCACATGTACACTGTGATAAGCTCAATGAAATATCTAATCGTATAActgtttatttaagaaataattaacgatgattcgtgtattgttgcaggatatacaacaaggacgaggatattttgcaattaaattaataacgaaggccgcaggcctgagttatta
It includes:
- the LOC117341924 gene encoding uncharacterized protein LOC117341924, whose protein sequence is MNTADFEIVGTGKTDKGIIIQSDSSELIITGLSYAYNSGDMYLVRDASQIDTAYGVLTHCGKTYVCQFAVISLEDDTIIEITFPGYYSALVAFEGMNYGPGDVMILTLQESQTFQIQSTSDLSGVKILSKNKKRFSVLSGSALTNVKPGGGRDHIADIVPPITAWEKEYILVRRNLAKYSYDQVKLLAGGRGANVSIIGCEHVVDQRILGYQTYNYNMTCERVHFISDEAVLIAHFPLSVRHGDPAMFFPTPLHYHVNEYSVYIPPGFKSCALALVMETMHSNSFNLSRISSSHTLWTEISQSKYSTAWLNNLNSGIVEISHTSSFGGHLICEMERSMIALTIGIGNLHETLSEPQEYSTSTIAGSSTTHFRDTLWIPSSTKDLHSSWSNTETPAISNVTGTTLSTLITPTTTASRDVTALSNTTGDVNNSQIDTVTNNSMYECSCCKTHVAKDSSNPPEELFEIMDELKRNLTIPKKKTSKYVRTLISARDNRTSSVAIGALGIVVLCAVFGSIISLDLIALFQRRR